The nucleotide sequence atgtgtataaactgaacaaagcactttatggattaaaacaagcacctagagcatggtatgagagacttagtaaattcctattagaacatgaattctctagggaaaatgtagacacaacattatttctgaaaaagcaaaacaaagatatgttattagtacagatttatgttgatgatatcattttcggtgctactaacaatcgcctctgcgaagagtttgctgatttgatgcagagtgagtttgagatgagcatgatgggagagctgaactacttcctagggctacaaatcaaacaatctgaaggaggaatcttcatcaatcaagcaaaatatattaaggagatgctcaagaagtttgatatggagggaaacaagtcaatcagcacccccatgagctcatcatgcaaattagatcaagatgaatcaggtaaatctgtagatcaaaaactttatagaggtatgataggatctttactgtatcttactgcaagtagacctgatattatgtttagtgtgtgcatgtgtgctagatatcaggctaatcctaaagaatcacacctagctgcagttaagagaatttttaaatacttaataggaactaagaacatagggctatggtactctaaagaatctagcctaaacttaataggatacacagattcagacttcgctggatgtaagcttgatagaaaaagtaccagcgggtcttgtcaatttctaggagaaaaccttatctcatggtttagcaagaaacaaaactcggttgcattatccactgctgaagctgaatatgtggcagccggaagttgttgtgctcaaatcttgtggattaaacaacaattagaagattatggcattaaacaagataaaattcccattaattgtgataatacaagtgccataaatctaactaaaaatccaattcaacattcaagaactaaacacattgagataagacatcacttcataagagatcatgtattgaatggtgatgtgacactccaatttgtttgtactgataatcaattagcagatatttttacaaaacccctaagtgaagagaggtttagtgtgcttaggaggggattaggagtgattgatccatcctagtggtggttttcactagaataatagattttgatgattacaatgtggttaaaatagagtttcttttcaatgatcatcaaatcagatcataattaggtgtttttccctcatttggcacgattatagcatgagttttaggtgcgtgccaaagttagagacgactcgagtaagtttcagagccggctcctaagggggagtcgactcgcgcatttgcgggagtcgactcgcaaagatggcagctgagggggagtcgactcgcacattgtcgggagtcgactcgaagtctacaggcgcataaggagagtcgactcgcgcatattctggagtcgactcgaggtcgagtcgactcgcgactcaggggagtcgactcgcagtcgggatccgactttttaaccctaggtttgtcgtttcgcaaacacttttctttcaagccgccactgttcaaaaagccctagagccgactcctaggtcgtccccgatcgtctccaacctctgttcggacgatttttcaccggttcttagggttttcgtccgttcctaggtcgtctcctgtccgtcccgagtctcctccgtcgacctttctccgtcctttaggtgtttcttcccgtttaggtcaagatgcctcgtaagaccgtggttaggaagaggtcccgtcccgaggccggtcccgagcggcgctccaaggcgcggcacgatcccgcgagggaaccacctccggctcgttccccgcctagggcggttcccgcaaggccgttggcgggaaaggccgtcaccaccgggaggtatgtcgactttgactatctctcccggaaagggttcaccataggtgataggcttagagcccagggcctagagtacttcctcactttggaccttcccacttaccctggccttgttcaagagttttatagtaccgtccatcggggagatggaggtatcgagggcacagtagtaggtgtccctgtgcgtgtcacggaggatctcattgcccacatcctccaccttccattagtaggggtggctcccgcacaccctgaggatagagttgaggcccttacggtcgtcttagggcatccacctcagtcccccctagacgaggtatctgctagctcacttcctattgaagtgagaatccttttgagtattctgtccaggtccatcttccctaagacaggaagatttgattttgtaaatgagagggacctagctattatgtcttacattcttcagaacaccccggtcaacttccccaaactcatctataggtatatgtgtgagcccctagatagacctaggctcaacctcccatacggcatgatttttactcttctctttagggagtacgagattcccattcctgagagggaaccctctcgtgcattgcgatggacagatcgcttgtgtacggggaccatgcacaggatggggtttcggaagagagagggggtatgggttaggaagtctaccttcaccgctcagaccaccagaccttcacccagtcctgagcccgattcagactacccagaccttccagaccatccagaccttccatccactcctcctgctcctaccacctccgccggaccttcctcctcggcaccaccctctatggcggtccggattgatcctgagcagctccgggagctgcgacaggagatagtcagagaggtgagggatgagctgcttcgagagctccgaggtgcggtgcttgctcccactcctgcacccgtatcttctcagttggttcgttccttgacagccgtgactgacatgacggctcatgtacgggaagagatctacaatgtccggagtttggtccaggcccagttccacagcatgagtgaggtcacgagctccactcgacagatgcgagaggagataggtcgtgacatgcacaccaccaccgagggggccgagcgcttgtcaaatgtactcatcgacaagctggacgcacttcagacatcggtgactgggcttcaggcgtcggtgacagagctctccactacacatagcagagccaccacgtctatcatcacacagcttggccatgtcacagatgcagtcaccctcctcatggagcagagccgattgagaggaggagcaccatcctcgagaggaggagccacatcctcgagaggaggagccacatcctccagaggaggagatgcatcctcgagagggggagcttcatcctcgaggaggacatagatgtgtttgagttttgttttgtattgttttactttacttattgtatgctcaaatgtattcacattcatatcaatacaatgagtagacatcttatcttcacttctgtgccatttgatgattggttgtgccatttgtgccattgattgtgtgtgattacctcctttttggtatgatgacaaaagggggagaaatatgtataaaatgtgtaaaaggggagaaatatgaaaaaatatgtaaaagaaatcaatggaaataaataaaaagataaactcttaaaaacacacacaaatttgttctaagtggattcggtacctcgaggctcattatctctctttcggggctcctaatggagtaatctccagaatctattcaagggatattcggagattagctgaatcctactcaagaacaaattgacagattttccctctaaaaacaaaaaattcagttcaaaaacttcaaagcattaaaaggaaattcagagaatcaaaacatagttgaatgcatatgttgagggggagaatctaaattttaatcaaactaaatcattaatgacatataagccacacaattgattgcataatatgaaggcttatataattccaaatgaaagggggagctttaactccgaaatttaatgtttcactcctttcaaacttggataaattaaattatcagacatttgaattcatttatggattttattttattatttattgagcaagtcattttacatatactcaaagttttgtcattatcaaaaagggggagattgtggagtgattgattaaaaccccatttgattttgatgagctcaaagcatttgagtatatcttgtgattactaatgaattcaattgagtgtttcagtgaaaatcctgtccaagtgtctctagacttggttcatagtattttggataagttaagaagtctgcatgaaccaaagtctgagactcgagtcgactcccgagtatcacgagtcgactccaagcgtatcaagttcactggcacgagctcgagtcgactccagactagtacgagtcgactccgactgagaacagaaagaagaacagaaagcctcatctcagaacctgtcaacgagtcgactcctgaagtgcgcgagtcgactccaatgttcaacgagtcgactccaaggtagtaagagtcgactccaagaggtacacaaagaaaagtcagagagcagttttttcgggtctgagattcgagtcgactccagtggaacgcgagtcgactccgatggttggcaggtcgactccaaagaaagcatgagtcgactctcagcggaacacaaggaaaaagtcagagagcatttttgggactctgagattcgagtcgactcccgcattgcacgagtcgactccgagactccgcgaccatcgacagacagaaaaccatgttactgcctctgagattcgagtcgactcccagacagctcgagtcgactccaagacaagcttcacgtcaaaaggcagaagaccaactttcggaaactgagagccgagtcgactccaaggaagttcgagtcgactccaagactggatgagccaaaagacagaggatcgggagttcgggctctgagattcgagtcgactccaaggacagtcgagtcgactcgagtggacaaaattcaaaattggatccacgaacttctgtggatgagccgactccagaattgccaggtcagctccagaagttggcgagtcgactccgggtcaagacgagtcgactcccagtcgtgacggcaactttaattcaaatttggaacagttgccgagtcgactccggaaaagcttgagtcgactcccgctacagccgagtcgactcctgatcgcgcgagtagactccaacccaccaacggtcatattgtcaggctgcgcagagtgtgcagaacggacagaaaaagcagtgtaacggctagtttccgtgggggttggcttaaatagccacagaagactgtagcaaggcagagaacaaccattccactccaagcattcaagctttcaagctctgcaacgtgctcttcaacgaaaaaggggaagatcagcatttactgcagcCAACTatatcttcccagcaattaaagcctcctcctcctgcattcaagtcgactactcattcgagaggagatcggagttcaagaagccatttctctacttcagcttaaaagcgtttgagggcttctaaactcctcttttgattatattgttttacatctgcttttgagaagcttattttcctttctttctataacttgtatttacttggttcaatcggaggattgaatcaaggggactaaggttggttggtgagccaagttaaaaaccaacgtgtgtaagggtttgattgtgagcccggaaaaacaatcggggttggttctagtcggtgagcctgggaaaaccgaccgagttcgttgtgagctcgtaaaacaacaagtttggttgtgagcttgcaaaacaaccggctgtaatccaagggggttatagtgaaattcccaagtgagacttggggagtggacgtaggagcaagggttagctccgaaccactataaaaccttgtgtttgtgattgattggctcttttcttcttactctcacatcactcacagcacttaggattaattaaataacttgcaatagtttttaattaatcatccataacgtcttaaatatctaaattaattttaaaacccaattcaccccccccccctcttgggttgtctatctgggcaacaagcagTAAGCCACGCAGAAACAGAGATGTCCTCCTCCTGCTCACCACGTGCTTCCCCCATTTCTTTAATAACACCTCGGTCCTCAGCGGAGGATCTCCCCACCCCAATTAAAACCCCTCACTTAAAGCCCTCACCTACTGTTCTCCACTATACTCGCTTTCCAGCGGAGATGCCGAGGGCGGTGGCATCAAACCCCTCCATCAACGGCCGTCCGAGATGACAACCTGCCGCCGTTTCctcctcgccgccgccgccgccggcggcggcctcttcctcctcttccgccTCTCTCCGGTCTCGCCGGCGACGGCGGAGGAGAAGGAGCTCCTCCTCGAGTTCAAGGGCGACGTCACCGCCGACCCCGGCGGCGCCCTCGCCTCCTGGTCTGCCGCACCCGGCCGCGACCCCTGCGGCGACTTCGCCGGCGTCACCTGCGGCCCCTCCGACGCCGTCGAGAAGATCCTTGTCCAAAACGCCTCCCTCGCTGGCACcctctctcataaattgagtcccttcttctctctcttttttttttctttttttctttctttctttccttctttcttctcttcttgttctttactttctctctttccttcgttcttctctccgacgACGAACCGCCGGAACCGAGCTCGGCTGCTCGTTCTTCTCTCCGATGGAGATGAGGATGGGGATGGCCAGATGGGGATGGGGcgggctcgggcaaacgagctttacgagcccgagcccgagccggttTTTCCCactcgagctcgagcccgagcccagtacagggctcggtaccgagcccgagcccgagcccgagccggggaagttgtgaaacgagccgagccgagcctgcagaggctcgggctcggctcggcttgtTAACAGCCCtagtgatggggacatcagaaccTTTCAtctagatgatcctgagccctcgTATTGAGTCAGACCTGGATTGGGTCCATTTGAGTCcaagtcattttcttttatgcattatttgcttttgttttagtcaagtcaatttggtcagTTGTTTTGTTATTAAACTAGTCAATTAGATTTATGTAATTAGGTCAATatgtaaggtctatataaagaccaTCCCTCTCATATATGAGgcaattgatgattgaataaaaGATTAAGAACTTTTCCCCCAcgtctccctcttctctcttcctcctcctctttcttcctcctctcctcttctccctcttctcttcctttctgTCTTACTTccactcttcttccttccctcctcttcctccttcccttcttttcCGTTCCTCTGATTTCATGTCTTAGTAGCCCATCCCTATTCGGATCCGCGTCAACACCACTGCGGCAGCCTTCCCATGATCGgtccggcatcaacttggtatcagagccagtgGTTTTGCCTCCGTTGCCAAAACTACCTTCTTCTTTAAGCTGCAGTGAACCAGtccttcaaaagaaaaaaagaagaaggagctgTTCTTCGTTGGCTGGTTCTTCCCCCGTCGTCGCACGAGAGCCCACCGTTGCCATCAGTCACCGCCAGCACCACCGAACCACCTCACAGCGCCGCCGCACCATTGATTGCTGCTGGAGAACGTCGGCCCACAGAAGCGCCACCTCGGTGTATGGCGAAGCAGCGTCGGATTCCAGGATTCTGGTGGGCGCACGAGATCTATATTGTATACTGAGCAGCATGGACGCTGGAGCGTGTTGATGGGCCACGCACAACTCCCGTTgccaaaaagagaaagagcATCGCCTCTCTTCTTTCGGCTCTATCTCTCGGACCTGCCGTAGCAGCCACCGGCCGCCGCACACAGGAAGGGGCCACCCACCGCTGTGATCGGCCGCCGCCTGTCGCCGCCGACCACAAAGCCGCGACCACAAGCTCCGTCACCGTCCTCTTCAGCCATTCCACCGCTGCTGCCGAGGAGACCGGTTCACCCTCCCGAATCGGTCGTGAGGTTGAAGACGAAGTTACGGTAACGGGTAAGTTCTAAACCCGTTACCCACAACCCGGTAGCCCGGGtccaaaatccaaaaaaaaaatgcatgtgATCTGCACGTGCTAGGTATAACGATTATCGAAGCGGGTTGCAATCGAAAGTCCGAATCCGATAACCCGAACCGtaaaggttaaaaaaaaataaaaaaaatcctaacctcctcctcttttcctgCACTTGTGCTACAACCAACGCCTGGGATCTaagcttctctttctctctcggtTCTCACCAGAGGTAAAGGAAAAACCCTGTCTGCGGGTCCTTCCCACCAGCCGTCACCCCCCGTGAACACCTCTACCACCCGCCGCCTGACCACTGGTGGTTCTTCTGCGGTCTCCCAGAAGTTAAGCCGTAGCCGTCCGGGATCAAGCGTCACAGGCAaacagcaaaaaaaagaaaaagaaaaaaagaagaagaaatcttcCCCACGGCCGAGAAGTTCCCCCGTGTCCCTCACTGAGCCCGCTCCTTTCCGCCGCTGCCCCATCCCTTTCTTCCGCCGCCGCAAACACTCGGAGGAAATCGCCGCCCGCGGAAGCCAGTGAACGGCCGCCACCACCGCCGCAGGTCACGGAGCCGCAGCCGTGACCGCCGCCGCGCCGCCGGAACCGCCGCCTGCCGCAGCCTGTGACCAGCCGTCCCGGCGATGCAGAGTCCCGCCGCAGCccgccccgccgccgccgccgcgagGAACGGCTCGCCCTCCCGAaccgtcgggaggttgaagaaggaatcagGGTAACGGGTAAGTTATCAACCCGTTAACCCACACCCGGTAACCCgggtcccaaaaaaaaaagaaaaagagaggcacGTGACTGCACGTGCCAgctaaaaaagaataaaaaagaaaaaaggcacGTGACCACACGtgccagcaaaaaaaaaaaggggtaccTGCCTTCTTCCTGTTCATCTTCCCGTGGCCTCCCCGCCGCAATCGCCGCCGCACCGTGCAGCCACCGCCGCTCCGCCCCTCGGGTCCCCGCCGTCGCCGAGCCCGTTGTCGCTGCCGGAGTCGTTGTCGCTGAGCGCTGCTACCTCCGAGCGCCTCCTCCACGCGCCGCCTCCTCCGAGGGCCTCCGCCaagctcctcctctcctccgtcGGCCGCCGCCCAAGACTCCCAACCGCCTCATCCGCCGTCGGTTCCCTCGCCGTGCCTCCCTTCGGCTGCATCCCAACCGAGGCACCCCGCCTCCCTCGCCCCGCCGAAGCACCACCGTACGCCCACTTCCGTCGCCGCCCACCGGCCgtccgccgccggccgccgagtACCCCTTCTCCGCCGCCGGCCGCTGAGTACCCCTTCTCCCCCCCCACCGGCTGTCCGCcgttcgccgccgccgcccgccCCGGCTCTCTCTCACGAGCATCAACTTCTGCAGAAGCCTGAGCTAACTCACATCAACAGAGCCTCCATTCAAATCCTCCCTCGTCTCTTCACCACCGACACCAACACTACTGGACTCGGATAACCCATGCTCAAGGGGACTTGAGGCTTCTTCCAACCCAGTTTCCAAGTTCTCGTCTTTGTGATCTGAACCAAAGAAACCGACGGATTCAGCCACCGAAATCTCCATCCACGGCAAGTCTGATCGACCGCTCCACGACAGATAATAAGGTTTTTACTTTTGAGCTTGTTCATTTAGTTATGttttagttctcttgcatgatggTTATATTCTTGAAACTTACTtttactgtcaaaattcaaaatattgAACCGTTCACTTCTGGACCTATCCTATTACCCATTAAATcttgatattaaattagcacgcCCTAGTAACATGACGTTTCTTAACATTATTCGATCAGATTAcgttaggatcagaacaaccataatacttgattgcaatctaatttcttaaattgaataatcttaatccttaattccaAACAACTGaaataaaaatcagcaacatttaaaatTTAAGTTATTCTTGTAAACTTGCTGatctctgaaatcataataaattgcattagtaggttgtcctgcatcaaatttggtcctGCATCATATTTATTAGGGTTCCATTAGTGACAttgcatttcacatcatcacctaATGTTGTTATTGCATGTCAACCTATAGTGACAGGGAGTACTATTTTAATCAACCTAAAACCtctgtagctaccatgaattccgacgTTTATAGATTTCTCATAGAATAGCTCGATGCCATGCGGGCTGGACACGAAGAATTCAAACAAGAGATCTGTGAGCTCATGCGaaattctaggacccctaaaCTGCCAATCCCTGttgcagcccaacctaaaatcggtttggtcgCACCACCTGTAGTCCTTCCCCATTTTTCTAggcaccaaacccaatgctCTAGATGTCAACAGTTCGGCTACATAGCATCCCAATGTTCCATTAAGACCTATCTGATTACTGAACTAGAAGTTAGGAAccaagaggccgaatatgtcgaagaagtctataacCAAATATAcaagactatgaagaagactttgaagacgaacctacagaattagaccttgtccaaaatgattcccaaagggagactattgatctaagtacaaccaagccacttcacatcactactgtggaagaggtagtgaaagatattgagagccaatcacctgaattggcacttgtagctaaagatacccatgCGGAGTCCAACCTTGAACATTCCCCTGTAGTAGTTCcccttctagaggagtttcatgatttagtccctgatgatcttccgaATGCACTTTCTCCGATGCATGATATCTAACACGCAATTGATCTAGTTTCCGGAGCATCTCTGCCCAACCTTCCACATCACAGGCTCAACccgaatgcatatgctaggatctggaatttaatgttaccgacagttgagtttgtatataatagttcggttaatAAGTTCATAGGCATGAATTCATTTGaagtggtgcatgattacaaacctaggcaatccatagacctgtttttcatttctcatcagtatagagtctttgagtctgcacaatcatttgcatcacatccacattcattgcatcaagaaatcagcaattgtattccctttaataacttaaaatataaagaaTGCATTTTACTCAAATGGTGAGTTCTTTCATGTCTGATATTGTGCTCATATTCTTAACTTAATTGTACAAGAGAAATTAAAGGAGATACATGAGCTTATCTTCAAGGTTTGTGAAAGTATTAAATATATGAAAGGTTCACAAGTttggaaataaaaaattttggaTTGTCTTAGACAAATTTTTTTGGAAAGTAAAAAAAACTTAAGGCAAGATGTTCCTACAAGatgaaattcaatttttttgatGCTAGAGAGTGCCTTTCTTCATTTGAAGTTAAGTGACTTTAATTACAAGCATCGTCCATCTGAAGAGGAGTGGGGCAAAGTTAAGAAAATTAGCAAGTGGTTGAGTATGTTCTATAATGCTACTTTAGTATTCTCCAAAGTTAAATATACTATATCAAATTTTTGTTTTCCTCAAGTTTTATTGATTGAGATTACTTTAAGATGAGATGTAGAGTATAGATGCTTTCGGGCAAAGAATGACACGACGGATGTATGGAAAATTTGAAAAGTATTGGTTGGATTGTAGCTTAATCTTCCCCATGGTAGTCAATTTGGATCCTTGGTATAAATTTCAGTTTGTGGAGCATTGTTATAAGAAGTCGAATGGATATGGTTGTACTGAGAGCATGTGCATCTATGGTTGTATGTTTTCTCTCGTTAATCACTATATACTTACTTCTCTTAAAGCTCCAACTACTAGCACGTCAACTCatagagagatggagagggataCTTCTTGTGAGACTTCTGAGCGATGCATAAAAGTGGATATTTTTAAGGTAATATAACACATTTTTCACTAGGATGGATGGTGATTTGAGGCATtgtaaagttttaaaatgcataaacatATCACAAATATCATTTCCAAGCAAGTTATCATAACCATAATTCATACCCATTTaaatattcatgaaggatgCAATTTAATCAGATTCAAAaatcacatgcaatcatatgcttgatcctacttttaaacaaatacatcataacaaatatataatttttatttcataCTTACAATTAAATAGTgatttgaaattaataaaatttGTGCCAGGATTACTTACCTTGATTCGCTCACAAATCTCTAGACCTAGGTGATAATTTTACTGTACCTATCAATATCGTAGAGAACAGATTATTAGCCACTCActcatcatttttctttttatttatatat is from Phoenix dactylifera cultivar Barhee BC4 chromosome 6, palm_55x_up_171113_PBpolish2nd_filt_p, whole genome shotgun sequence and encodes:
- the LOC120111185 gene encoding proline-rich protein 36-like: MTTCRRFLLAAAAAGGGLFLLFRLSPVSPATAEEKELLLEFKGDVTADPGGALASWSAAPGRDPCGDFAGVTCGPSDAVEKILVQNASLAAWTLERVDGPRTTPVAKKRKSIASLLSALSLGPAVAATGRRTQEGATHRCDRPPPVAADHKAATTSSVTVLFSHSTAAAEETGSPSRIGREVEDEVTVTAKKKRGTCLLPVHLPVASPPQSPPHRAATAAPPLGSPPSPSPLSLPESLSLSAATSERLLHAPPPPRASAKLLLSSVGRRPRLPTASSAVGSLAVPPFGCIPTEAPRLPRPAEAPPYAHFRRRPPAVRRRPPSTPSPPPAAEYPFSPPTGCPPFAAAARPGSLSRASTSAEA